One genomic region from Yarrowia lipolytica chromosome 1C, complete sequence encodes:
- a CDS encoding uncharacterized protein (Truncated form of YALI0C16247g, no similarity), producing the protein MLLRSLLFASLQISAALAQTALTSPITSLEVHIARKPTVKKAFQWNTWEAEMGFAFDNVTASAIQSGDYFDFTIKGPLAPYSESSEVPLTYDFYIETDNKEQLFHVTATDDNHSFRATATDFFDSPPGETFNLAGTFSVDFLIPASAPLVDSVFTVGPFKSTISFILPTPLTTQAKGEKVKVQMTRKGTYLIAEIFSLVYQSAGQPALPKDGRFNRLQATSGATFEREPSHPWGFVDAYYIDVNLKRYDGAGSPIDADFAPPGNSFVNASEMYSHLDWYKMPANPSKAVGLYVSARSKMSGSDDSSCFYYTGNYRYVFSLSPICVAQGRGAEGLPNGEGLIAVDVVVPLATSSEVTTSSAEANF; encoded by the coding sequence ATGCTTCTCCGATCACTTCTATTTGCGTCGTTGCAAATCTCAGCAGCTCTTGCCCAGACTGCTCTGACAAGTCCCATCACCTCTCTGGAAGTACATATCGCTCGAAAGCCGACCGTCAAAAAAGCGTTCCAGTGGAACACCTGGGAGGCTGAGATGGGCTTCGCATTTGATAATGTCACTGCTTCAGCCATCCAAAGTGGAGACTACTTTGACTTCACCATCAAAGGCCCTCTCGCCCCTTACTCCGAGTCTTCTGAGGTTCCTCTGACCTACGATTTTTACATTGAGaccgacaacaaggagcagttgttccacgtgactgctACTGACGACAACCACTCCTTTCGAGCCACCGCAACCGACTTTTTTGACTCCCCCCCAGGTGAGACTTTCAACCTTGCTGGAACTTTCAGTGTGGACTTTTTAATTCCCGCGTCTGCGCCCCTTGTGGACAGCGTCTTTACCGTCGGCCCTTTCAAAAGCACCATTTCTTTTATTCTGCCTACTCCTTTGACCACGCAAGCCAAGGGTGAGAAGGTGAAAGTCCAAATGACACGCAAGGGCACTTACCTCATTGCCGAGATCTTCTCTTTGGTGTACCAGTCTGCTGGTCAACCTGCCCTTCCCAAAGATGGTAGGTTCAACAGACTACAGGCCACCTCTGGGGCCACATTTGAGCGGGAACCGAGCCATCCCTGGGGCTTTGTTGATGCGTACTATATCGATGTCAACTTGAAGAGATACGATGGTGCAGGGTCCCCGATTGATGCAGACTTTGCTCCTCCGGGAAACAGTTTTGTCAATGCGTCGGAGATGTATTCTCATCTAGACTGGTACAAAATGCCTGCTAACCCCTCCAAGGCGGTTGGACTGTATGTGTCAGCCCGTAGTAAAATGAGCGGGTCCGATGATAGCTCTTGTTTTTACTACACTGGTAACTATCGATACGTTTTTTCATTGAGTCCCATCTGTGTTGCCCAGGGTCGAGGAGCCGAGGGCTTGCCCAACGGAGAGGGTTTGATAGCAGTTGACGTTGTTGTTCCGTTGGCTACAAGTTCTGAGgtcactacaagtagtgccGAGGCTAACTTCTGA